DNA from Podospora pseudopauciseta strain CBS 411.78 chromosome 5 map unlocalized CBS411.78m_5, whole genome shotgun sequence:
GTCCTGAGAAATCCAAGGCCCGCTTAAGGGTTATCTGTGGGTAATGCAAGTAGGTCTGTCTGCCAAGAAACTTCAAAAGATGACTGCATTATTTCTGCGCGAAATGACAGCAAAACTCCAAGATTCATAACTGATGCAGCTTTCTTTACATATAGCAACTCAAAGGTGACGGATATGCCATATCTCCCGAATCCCGCCGGTAGGCAAGCATCCTTCTGCTCGAGAACACCCGGCAAAGCACCTTTTCCCCGCCGCCCCTGCTTCACATCCCTCTCTTCTGCGCTCTCCTTTCCAGTCGATTCCTCCTTTCTCTTGCAGCAAAAAGACACTTGTACAAAAGATCTTCTATCGCTCTCTACATCTTTCTTCGTCCGTTACGTGATCGACGAAGCCCAGTCGAGTGTCAATGTAGTCGCTTCTTTCTAATTTAGCTCTATAAACACGACTGAGTTTCTCAACATTATCCAtgccccttttctttctttttgtcaTAATATTATTCTCTTTTAATTATTCtatttactttatatttctttGCCTATCCCTATCTCTTTTACATCGTCTACATCAAACCATTAATATCACAGATGTCGCACTAGGTGTCTACAATAGCTGGTACCTATCAAGCTTTATTCAATACAACATACTATTTTAATGGCAGGTTACACACGATGGCAGTCAACTGGTATATACCACAACCTTTGCCCTGCCGACTCAGCGGATAGCAAGATTCTCCTTCCTGTGGGCAATATCGACATGGTCGCACTGGGGTGTAAGAAACAGCGTTCTGGGAACAAGCTACAGGTAGAAGCCTCGCCGGAACTGGAAGGCTGCTATTCGGCTTTGCTCCAATGCTGAGACAGACATGCAAGTCTACGGTGAGTATGGGCACGGTTAAGACCATCCAGCTGCCCGAGCCGGACACGCTGAAGCGGAAAAGGTATGAACAATTGGTGAAGAcggaggtgaagaggacgaggacgagaggTCTTGGAACATGGCGGAAATGTATTGAAAGATAGTGAGAATTCCTGTGAGGATAGGCCAAAGACCTACAAAGACTGCACAAGGCCTATAAAGATAGTAGAAAGGCCTATGAAGATAGTGGcaaggccttcaaagatGGTGTAAGTTTTTTGAGATATGATATAGACGTCCTTGATAATATTCTTAAACCAATCTGCAATGTCATCAAGGCCTCTAGCGTAACGGAGCATGTAACAAGAGGCTGTGTTATAGGTGGACTGGCAACTACAGAACCTGTGTAGCGTTAAAATGGCGACAACCCATTTCTTCCTCGGCAGAAAGGGAGCCTGCGCCACATTGGCTCATCCCTTATTTTGGGGACCACCGAGGATTAGGATGTTTCCCTGAAACTTAAAGTCAGCGAACTGAGACAGCTAAGCCCATTTGACGATGACTTACCATCAGCCTTGGTAATTGTCAGCGCGGCAGTATCATGCGCCTTGACTTCCAACTCAAAATACTTCCTAAAGATCCCGAGATCCTCCCCTGTCCACATGTCGTGTACCAAATAACCCTTGCCCCCAGACTTCAACGGTGGGATCTCGGCAAAGACAGCCCGCATGTTTACAGCCGTGTCACGTGTATTGAGCAGGAAAACATGGATCCCCTTGACCGATGTACCCACCCAAAAAGCAGCCGGATGGTCCCTGTCCGACGTATTGGCGGGCCTGTCGTTGCCCCATTTGTAGGGCATGGCCGAAGCACCATAAACCGGGTCTTGGTTGAAGTCGATCAGCTCCTTGTTTGAAAGAATATCGAGAATGGGCTTTCTCAACGCCAATGTATCCAGGGGGGTTCCGACGATAAGCGCGCTTTTCAAAGCACACCAAAGAGCAAAGTGGCTGCGGTTCTCCTCGATCGTCAGGTCCCCATTGCCAACCTCGAGCATGTCCCAGTCATTGTGGCTTCCGAAATCAGTATAGTTCCACAGCAGTGATGCCTGGTTGACAATCGGCATCAGTCCCCAACTCCATTTCTCTTTGCCCTTCCACGCGGGGAAGATGTCTCCCCACATTCTCCACGAATGACCGGTGCTGTTACCCCAGCGCTCGACGTGTGCGTGGCCCCAGGCGCAGAGTGAGTATTGGATGGTGCGGTTCTGTCTTTGGAGGGCGTCATGCATAACACGGTAGCGTTTAGCGGTGTTGGATGTCCCCCAGTCATAGCCAGGGGGGGCATTGTTGGCTGGTTCCTCAGGGATGTACTCGTATTCATCAGCCCATTCGGGCGGCACATTGCAGTTGTCGTACTTGAGATCTTGGCCCTCTGCTGTGAGTCTTGGGGCAATAACACGTGGGCGGGGAACATACAGTCAATGCCCCATTTGCTGAATGTTGCAGCATCCAGTTCTTCATACCCGAGTGATCCTGCGTAACCACCACATGTATCGGTGCCTTGGCCAAACCACAATGGTTAGTGTGATGAATAAGGACCGTCAAGAGGGTGAAGTGAACAAACCTGCATCACTGTAGATGCCCAACTTCAGCCCCAGTGAGTGGACCTCCTCTGCCACCTTGACAATGCCCCGAGGGAATTTCTCGGCGTCGGGTATCAACTCGCCGGTCGTTGCGTCACGTCTTAGTTCTTTGTCGCTCCAGCAATCATCAATGTTGACGTATTCATAGCCGAGGTCCTTGAGCCCCAAGTCAACCAACTGCCTGGCCACGGTGATGAAGACTCCCTCGCTGATGTTGCATTCGTACTCGTTCCAGGAGTTCCATCCCATAGCTGGGAGACGGCCGGTCCCGTCTCGACTGACAAAGGCTGAAGCCAAAGAAGCCAGCCCGAGGAGCCGCCCTGCAAGAGACGCCATCGTCTGTGTGTCGTGGAAGAGAAAGTTGTTTGTTATTGTGTTTTGTGAGAGGAGAAGTTCCAGGTTACATTTGGAAATATTAATGAACCGATGTATCACATTTGGCTCTTTTGAATACCTGTGGGATGAGATCGCGACCTGCCCTTTGGAGGAACACTGAAACTCGGGCGGGGTTGGTCCGCGCTCCCGGCCCGGAATGGCGATATTTCCACAACTTAACTCCAGTAGACTTGGCTAACCGCCAGGCCCACTGATAGTGACAGCATGTAATGGTTTCGATTTGACGGAAAATACCATTTACGAAGGAGTCATACCTATCTAATAGGCCCACACACCTTACTCGAGTACGTCATGATTAACCCGTAGAGAAACAATGCCATCCAACATTCTGTGCGAGGGGTGTTCCACGAAAAAAGAGGGTTCCGGTGAGAAATAAGTACCCGTGAATATAGACTTGAATACCTTGGTTGCGCTTTGGGCTGTTGCGCTCCAGACGCAGTGGGACTGAAAGATGACTGAGTTGTTCAAAACCAACAATACTGCTTCCGGATCAATCTCCTTCtacccctcatcatcctcctcctcctctataAGTATATCCTCATCTGGCGTTCGCAAACGCTGCTCCTTGGCTTGTCTTGTTGGCTCGGGGGCGACAGCTTCCTCGACTGAGCGAGTGTCTTGCGTCTGTACGCGAGATCTCTTAGACCTTCTTAGGGGCTCAGGGACGGTAGgcaggggctcaggggcggTGTTAGGAGCGCAAGGCGGCGTCTTGTCGACCGTCTTGGGCGCTCGGGTACGGCAACCTCGATCGAGTTCAGGGGCTCGGGGTCGACCTTCTTGGCAGTTCTGTTGCGTAAGGAGTCTTTTCATCGCACATTAGTGAGGCCATCACACAGGGCATGCCAGAGCATGCAATGCACATCGGGCACCGGGTATGTCAAGGCATATCAGAGTATTGGGGTAGAGGTGACTCGAAGCATATCAAGGCATATGATCGAGGCATATCAACCATGCCAAGCATGTCAAGGCATCAGGTCATGAGGACACAGTGGGACAGAAGGACAGCGGGAAAGTGAGGTAGCAGCAGTGTGTATATTCGTCATATTTAGTACATGTGAACTGGCCAATGTAAAGGCCAGGCACAATGTCACGACAAGAGATCACGGAACaacaggaaaagaaagagaaacaGAAAGACTAAATCAAAATTGTAAACTAAAAAAAATCGCAAGGGATTGACCTGAAGGGCATTATGTATAATATTCGAGATTAATACTTTAGCTAAGGGTGGATTAATGTTATATCTATTATTAGGATTTATGTAATACTATACGGAATAAGCTACCAATATACCTTTACGAAGGATAGgaataaaaataaaagaggACCGACCGCTCTGATCGGAATAGGTTTATTTAGATATTTTTATACCTCGGGCCGGCAACTCTTGACTTAAGTAAAGGATCCACACACATACAGACACACCCACATACACTACTCTACCACCTCGACTAATACGAGTACCAACCCTCGACGAATCAGTCAGACAGCCTAAAAAGGACGGCCCCGGAGGGATCCGTTTAATCTAGAAACTATCTTTCTAATTCTAGGAAGGAGGCAACCCGATACGGAATGGGTCGAGCAGCGCGGCGGCGGTAGCgggcggcagcggcgagCCGGGAAATAGTATATGGGCGCCGTATGGAGAGCGAGGAGGCGCGAGAAATACCTAATAATAGTATTGATAATCGCTTAAAATCAAGTATAATTgtctgaagaagaggagagaggaagaggaatgAGAAAATAGACACCTATACTTTTCATACACGTTCCAAtaccccaccaaccccttccttcccctttccctcccctcctccttccctcctttaCCTTTCACGTATTATGCGCGTCCGGGCGTATATTTATCAGGCAGATGTAGAACGCCTGACATAAAGGAAGGAAGAAATGAAGGTTTAGGTTATAATTTGGAAGGGACTCTTGGGGCAGAAGCCATCTCAGCCGGCCCATTGAAAATAAGTTTATACACTTCCCTTTATTATAGTTCCTGAGGGACAATCGTTTATTCTGGATTAAACTTTCTTCTGAGGCAACTCTGAAAGAATCATTTACGGTTCAGTGCCAGGTGGGATACCAGTCATTTGActctaggtaggtatgtggCAAGGCCGTGCGTCCCTCAACACAGTCAACACACAAGAGagtgggaaggaggggatgtTCCGCATGCGAAAGAAAGAGCCAGGTGCAGTTATAATACGAGTGATAACCTGGAAACATTGACGACTGCTTTCCTGTCCTCCAAGTCTCTCTTGTCTTGCCACAGTGATTTACTATGTGACATTGATCACAAAACTCCTGCTTTTAGGGCCGCAATACCTGCGCACCATGCACGCGCAGGGGTCAACAGGATCCAGGTTCTTCCACTTGCACagaccacaaccaccatctaGCCATCACCCGCGCCAGTCAATCGATCAATTGCCCGGTGGCTATTAGGAGTCCTGGACAGAATAGATTAGTCATTGCTGGCTGCACACGAGGAACTGGATTACCTGGGTGTGTTGCCATGGGTGTGGATGCTTTTGCCCGATTTTGGTGATTTCCAAGATTGAAGATGCTCGCTTTGCAAGGCTCTGTAAGCTCAGCGTGTCGCCCCGGATTGAGAAAAACAGACCGATGCTTGCACCACTTAAGAGTCTCACCAAGTTAACCTATTACCTTCCCAAcatatattaaataataaggTAGAATGCTTTAGATGTACAGTATTAATGAATAGTTCATAAATTGTTAAAAATGGGGCCCTGTAAGCTCTATTTTACGGTAGTTTACTGCTGTAATATCATAAGGCGTGTAGTTCCGAAAGAACTAGTAGATACGGCGAAGACGGTCACAATACACCTACCTGGCACCTCGGAGGATCCACTGAGTACAAAGTCAACTTCGAAGCCCGACGCAGTAAGACTCATATGATGGCTGACCTTATCCACAGTTAGTGGCCCAATACTGCTCGCAACGCCAACTTTTCCTTGGCAGAGGCCTCCTGTATCGAGCTCTCAACTCTTCTTCATATCAAGCCCAGAAAATACCTTGATACATGATCATTCTCCGGCCTAACTTCTCCACTTGACACCAGTAATGCTATAACCTCGTCCATCGACCCATGATCATGCGAAAAGTCCTGACCGGTCCCCAAGCTATTCCCGTGTCAAAACGCATCAAACAGACCCATCAAATCCATTCCAACATGGGACATGTCAGGTGGCGCCGCCTCTGGGTTGTAAAAGCTAGAATCGAAAAAGTCCCTCATCTCGTTATCGGCATCCATTTGATGCGGTGGCTGTGGAAACGGCCGTGGCATCTGATGTTCATCTCCACTGTGATGTGCCTGCTGCTCGGCGTGGTGATATCCCAAGCCCAGTGCTGAAACCGCCGAGACAATCCCGCACATGCTCTTCCATAACCGATAGCCCGCGATGCTGGTCTCGGAGAAGCCCCTGACAAGGTTGACGGCGTCGGCAATGTCTTGACAACAGGCGGCGGCGAATAATTCTGGTGCATGGCAAGTAGCGAGGAGGACTATGGCGAGCGCCGATATGAGGTAGTGGTTATAAGCCGGCTGTTGCCGCGCGTAGATGTCGGTTTCTCTACTCAGCGTGACAATGACCTGGATAGAATCCCTTGCTATTTGGACGACAAGGCGCgcttggggagggttggcggCAATGGCGCTGCTGGTGAGGACATGGTGGCGGTTTACTAGGGACCGCAGATGGTTGCCGCGAAGATGCATCATTGAGCGGACGTTGCGTGCAGCTCTTGAGGGCGTCAGGGTGGGGTAGTCGAGGTCAAGGGTGGGCGGGTTTATGGGGGGATAAAAGTGAGAAGACAGCCTGAACGGGGAGGGTATGCCGCAAACCCAGTCTTGGATTTGCTGATCAAGAATCAGCGCGGGAGATGCGGAGGTTGATGTGCTGCCGAACTGGGGGAGGGCTTCCCAGACCTTGGAGCAGAGGCGAGCATAGTCGACAAGCGAACGAAGGTAGACTTGATGTGCTGGCTAAGACCTGTGTTAGCAAACGAACTTGCAGAGGGGGTGGCATGCAAACCAGATCAGGAAGCTCAGGGTCAACATCACGGTCAACTATGGCAAAAGACAGGCCAGTACCTAAGCTCCATCGACGGTCAAGGCAATAAACAGACCAGAAAACAACCAAAGCATCTTCTCGATCTGCCGGGTCAAGAAAGTTCGTGATCAAACTCTGCCGTCGATGCAAGCCCATCTCTAGTACCATTCTAGCTGCAATGCCCAGAGCTTAGGGTACTGTCAGCACGCCCATTATTTTCTCATATCATCAGGCAACTCACTGCGCCAGGCGTAGAGCTCTTCGTCACAATAAAAGTGGTACGTTGCCTTCCCCTCAATATCAGTCCCCGGAATTATCCAATCTTAACGCAAAGGCTCACTCTCACCATGATAGCCGCCGTTCGAATCTCGATGAGCTCTACCTGAGGATGGGCATACATCTTGCCAGTCTCATGCTCGACCGATGTGTAAAGGTCCATTGCCAACTTGCTCCCAGTTCTTTCTAAAACAAGAGCTGTCGCAACGGCTACTTTGAGAAATTGAGTCTCCTTCTGGACGCGCGCGGCATCATCCTGATGAGAAACCCCTGATAGCCGATCAACGATGTCTGGTATTTTTGCCGCCACATCCCGACAGTAAAAGGCAGGGTATGACGAGGCTATTTCATCCTGAAAGACAGCATAAAGGCGCTGTATTTCTGGGAGAGCAAGGCGCAGCAATGGATCATTTCCGGCGACTGAGCATGCATCTTGTtgtggcggtgatggtgctaGCTCCAGATGAGCATTATCGTTGtccacaacaacccccatcaGTTCTAGAGAAGCCTTGGCAATGTTGAGGGTGAAAGTGGGCCGTGTCATGCCCACAAAATGTGGCTCAACCCGAGTCCGAACTTGAGAGATACTGAAAGGTTTTGCTTCCTCAGAGTATCCAGAAGCATGAGACTGCTGTGCCGGTGGGCTGGGGCTTTGGTTCTGATGGAATGAGGTCAACTGAGCAACCTGGTGACGCAGAATATTGAGCTCATGTTCCAACTGGCGAAACCGTGCGATGGGGTCATCGTTTTGGCTGACGTTGGTGGGAGCTGGTATAGGACGCAGTTGGCTTCTCAGGCCTCTCTGTGGGCGAGTGATTCGACATTGTAGGCCCTGAGCTCGACAACGATCACAGCAGCCAGGAACTGTAATTCGACACTTGAGCTTGCGGCCTCGGCACTCCTCACTATAAGACCCATTAGCTGCCACGTCCTTCGGTGTGCTATTATTGTAAAACAACAGACCACGCAATACTTGAGTACTTTTCTCTCTTGAATCGTGTAGCAGGACGAGGGGttatggtggtggcggtggtggttgtagGTGTCCCGGCCATGTTTGCAACGTTCTTTAGTTCCAGGTTGATTCGTTCGTAGATATGGAAATAAATCGGGACTTGGAGAGAAAGCACAAGTTGTTTTGAGTAAGTAGATATTTGTCGTCGAGTGTGTGGGGTAGTGTCAGAATAGTCAATGAGGCCCACTGTTAAGGAATTAATATCTTGGCAGTGGGACCTGAGCTACTGGGTTTGGCCTTTTCCAGCCACCCGGGCAACACACCATCTTACAACATAACAATTGACACCTTTTTTGGACCCCATATACAATTTGACAGGTACCAATCCCCACTTTGCGGCAATGATCTTCCAGCTGGCGCCGTTTCGGGGGTGTGAGGAGTCCGAGTACCTACCTTGGCAACCGCAATCCTGTGGCGTTCAAGCTGTGGGCCAAAGTCATGAATCATACCTCGAAAGATAACAGGACTGAATAAAAGATAGTGAAGAGGCCATCTGCTTCTTAAAAGGTGTACATTGATCGTTATCACGCATCCAGGAATTCCGTTCTTTTACCAGAGTTTGGACAAATTCAAGAACTCATCAACTAAGCTAAAAGTAGAGATAAAACACAAACATCCAAATCCTaccacaaccccaaaccacctACTTCTCCTCAAGCCCCAGTCTTGCCAACTTCGCCGTCGAGTTCCAAATACCCTGCTTCCCTGGACTCAAAATTCCGTTGGGATCAATAGTATCCTTCAACATGGTGGTAAATCTCCCAAATGCACCGTTATTAAACGTCTGGTGAGCTGCCGTAGCATCCATGAAGCTGACGTGGGTGCGGTACTCCAAATAACCCAGCTTCTTGGAGTCCTCCATGAGAGCGTATTGGACATCGTGCAGTCGGGCCTTGGCTGAGGGATGGAACATGATCAAGTTAATGCTTATGATGTATCTGTCGAAGACGTGGAAATCGGCAAGGAAATTAAGATCGTGATCCTCGGTGATCTTCTTGGCCCTGACGTACCACTCGTACAGCTCGCGGCCCGAGGGTGGTAGGACAGGGGAGTAGCAGTTGTGCCAGAGACCGTCCTCTTTTGACGAGAAGGCCAAAGCATGATTGATGGAAGGAACTCCGCTCTGAGGGAGGAAGTCTTGTGTGACATCCTCGCTTCTGAGATACTCGCCAGGCACAGCATTAAAAGTCTCATGTGTAACCTTTGCGCCCTTGACCTGCTTGAAGCGCCGCTTGACAGCCTCCAAAAGGCCCGCCTGGGCTTCTGGGGGACCATAGAGAGCGAAACCTGCACACCAGGCTGGCAATCCCAGGATGGTGGAAACCTTGCTGATAAGCTCCTGAGGGATGTGACGTGCAAAGTTGCCGTGCTCGCCCAAGATTTTGGCAATCTCGGGGTCGCGACGCGCTGCACCGATGATCAGAGTCATCCTGCCATACAGCTGTGGAGGGTTGGCCACAATGCGCCGGCGCATCAGGTCAGTCATGGTGCCAACCAGCGGCGCCAAATCTTGTTCCTCGGGGACTTCGACGAGGATTCTAGTGTAGGCTTCAGGGGCAGGGGAGAATTGAATCCCCATCTTCGTGACAATGCCTACCGTTTCCTCCGTCAGCCATCACGTCAGAGGTGGCCTCGCCAAGGGAAACGTACCATAATTTGACTGGAAGAACAGACCATCCAACCCGGGCCCAAAGCCCCCTGAATACAGCGGCCACACCTTGCTGTCCTCCACAACACCCATACCAGTTCGCAGCAAATCACCATCAGGGAGGACGACCTCCATGCCGCACTGGTGCTTGTAATGGGCAGCATCCTGCGTGTAACCAATACCTCGCTCCAAGGTATTTCCAACCACGGAACCCCATCCAATGGCCGGGACAGAGATCCAGAGGTTgagcttgcgcttcttgaTCTCTTCGTATAATTGTATGAATGTCACGCCAGGCTCCACGATGGCGTAGGCATATTCTTCGTTAATCTCGATGATCTTGTTCATTCGGTGCAAATCGAGGATAACGTTGCGGTCTACGACTGGGGCAGAGCCGCCATATCTAGACGGTAATGCGTTAGAACGAGTGGGAAAGCAGGCCCAGTTGAACGACTTACCCAAGATTCTTTCCCCTCGACACTGTCCACATGGGTACCTCGAACCTGTTCGCCGCCCGGACAAGCTCACGCACTTGGTCAACCGTTTCGGGACGAACTGCTGGCCCAGGGCGGTGCGGCCGAGACAAGGGGAATGGATCACCGTAGGCGACACTCCCATCCAGGCCCTCTGGGGCACCAGAGGTTGGCTCTCTCGACACATTGTCGGAGCCCACGATAGCCTCGGCGGCGGTAAGAAATTTCTCCAGTTGCATGGTGACGTTGTTATGGATGCAAAGTTGAAGAGATCAAGTTGAAAAAGCCACCAGCTTCTGTGTTGGGTGAAGGATTCAACAGGTACATATTGAATCCAAAAGCATGGAGTTCTAGGTTCTCGGAACCTCGGACAGGTCCATGTTCTCCATCTTGGTCATGCGTCCCCTTCCATCACGACGCTGGCATCCATGGAAATCATCATGGGATGTGGAACGTGGCCGCTCCGAAAGACAATCTCCATGAGGTTGCCATCGAGAAGCCTGTGACGTCGGAAACTTGATAACAAATTGCTGGTGTTTTGATTCGCGGGATTGGGAATAGAGGCTCAGAGGCTGGGGTAAGGTGTGGAGAATCGAAGCTGTTTGGAACCTAGCTTGTAGATCGCGGGGGAGGGCCGTCTCACAAACTAATCGGAATCACGGAATTTCGGAATACAGTGGGGCTTGATTTCCGAGCTGTTTGGAAATGCGCCTGGGTCAAATGATGATCCCCACAGCCACAGCGAGTTGATATCAACCCAAGTTATTCAAACAGAGAGGCTCGTGTCGATGCATATATTGATGACCAAAGACCTCAAGGCACCTAAGGTATGCTTCAttcatcattcatcatcgtttttctttcttgctGACTGTTGCTATTAtgctcctcccaccacctaACCCCAAGGGCCCAAATGGGTTCTTTGGGCTGCATTCATCATGGTCCAGCGTCAGGTCTCCCTTTGAGCACGGCATCGTGGGACGCTTCGAGGGTGAGGTGACCGATCTAGTGGTGTTCGGCGAGATCCCCAAGGAGCTCAACGGAACCTTCTGTAAGTTGCCCAGTGTTTGCTGTCTCTTTCTGTCAAAGAAACACACGCTGACGAGAGTGCTCATACAGACCGCATTATGGTTGACCCATTTTACCCCCTCCAAGAAGGCAATGCACCTATAGAAGGTGACGGGAACGTATGTGCCCTGCGCATCAAAGATGGCCGGGTCGATCTAAAGATCCGCTACGTCGACACTGAACGCCTCGTAAGTCCAGTTGCATACCTGCTCTCTGTTCGCTCCGTGGTCAGTTGGCTGACGTGTCGCATTCACACAGAGGCTGGAGCGTCAAGCCAACAAGCGCTTATTCGGATTGTATCGTAATCCTTTCACACATCATCCCTGTGTCCGCGCAGCTGTGGACAGCaccgccaacaccaacctcgtcTACTGGGCTGGAAAGCTTCTCGCCCTCAAAGAATCCGCGCAGCCCTATCAAGTCCACCCCGACACGCTCGAAACAATCACCTACGACCCCTTCAACTCCCCAGGCTTGACATTCTCTGCCCATCCCAAAGTTGACCCGTATACAAGAGAGCTAGTTGTGTTCGGTTACGAAGCGAAGGGCCTCGGCACAGACGACGTCGTCATCTACGCCCTCGACGAGCAAGGAGCAATTCACGATGAGCAGTGGATCAAGAGCCCGTGGCCCGCATTCATCCACGACTGTGCTCTCACCG
Protein-coding regions in this window:
- a CDS encoding uncharacterized protein (EggNog:ENOG503NWFZ; COG:G) codes for the protein MASLAGRLLGLASLASAFVSRDGTGRLPAMGWNSWNEYECNISEGVFITVARQLVDLGLKDLGYEYVNIDDCWSDKELRRDATTGELIPDAEKFPRGIVKVAEEVHSLGLKLGIYSDAGTDTCGGYAGSLGYEELDAATFSKWGIDSEGQDLKYDNCNVPPEWADEYEYIPEEPANNAPPGYDWGTSNTAKRYRVMHDALQRQNRTIQYSLCAWGHAHVERWGNSTGHSWRMWGDIFPAWKGKEKWSWGLMPIVNQASLLWNYTDFGSHNDWDMLEVGNGDLTIEENRSHFALWCALKSALIVGTPLDTLALRKPILDILSNKELIDFNQDPVYGASAMPYKWGNDRPANTSDRDHPAAFWVGTSVKGIHVFLLNTRDTAVNMRAVFAEIPPLKSGGKGYLVHDMWTGEDLGIFRKYFELEVKAHDTAALTITKADGKHPNPRWSPK
- a CDS encoding uncharacterized protein (COG:C; EggNog:ENOG503NZZV; CAZy:AA4), with the translated sequence MQLEKFLTAAEAIVGSDNVSREPTSGAPEGLDGSVAYGDPFPLSRPHRPGPAVRPETVDQVRELVRAANRFEVPMWTVSRGKNLGYGGSAPVVDRNVILDLHRMNKIIEINEEYAYAIVEPGVTFIQLYEEIKKRKLNLWISVPAIGWGSVVGNTLERGIGYTQDAAHYKHQCGMEVVLPDGDLLRTGMGVVEDSKVWPLYSGGFGPGLDGLFFQSNYGIVTKMGIQFSPAPEAYTRILVEVPEEQDLAPLVGTMTDLMRRRIVANPPQLYGRMTLIIGAARRDPEIAKILGEHGNFARHIPQELISKVSTILGLPAWCAGFALYGPPEAQAGLLEAVKRRFKQVKGAKVTHETFNAVPGEYLRSEDVTQDFLPQSGVPSINHALAFSSKEDGLWHNCYSPVLPPSGRELYEWYVRAKKITEDHDLNFLADFHVFDRYIISINLIMFHPSAKARLHDVQYALMEDSKKLGYLEYRTHVSFMDATAAHQTFNNGAFGRFTTMLKDTIDPNGILSPGKQGIWNSTAKLARLGLEEK
- a CDS encoding uncharacterized protein (COG:K; EggNog:ENOG503NVJ4), coding for MAGTPTTTTATTITPRPATRFKREKYSSIACEECRGRKLKCRITVPGCCDRCRAQGLQCRITRPQRGLRSQLRPIPAPTNVSQNDDPIARFRQLEHELNILRHQVAQLTSFHQNQSPSPPAQQSHASGYSEEAKPFSISQVRTRVEPHFVGMTRPTFTLNIAKASLELMGVVVDNDNAHLELAPSPPQQDACSVAGNDPLLRLALPEIQRLYAVFQDEIASSYPAFYCRDVAAKIPDIVDRLSGVSHQDDAARVQKETQFLKVAVATALVLERTGSKLAMDLYTSVEHETGKMYAHPQVELIEIRTAAIMATYHFYCDEELYAWRTLGIAARMVLEMGLHRRQSLITNFLDPADREDALVVFWSVYCLDRRWSLGTGLSFAIVDRDVDPELPDLPAHQVYLRSLVDYARLCSKVWEALPQFGSTSTSASPALILDQQIQDWVCGIPSPFRLSSHFYPPINPPTLDLDYPTLTPSRAARNVRSMMHLRGNHLRSLVNRHHVLTSSAIAANPPQARLVVQIARDSIQVIVTLSRETDIYARQQPAYNHYLISALAIVLLATCHAPELFAAACCQDIADAVNLVRGFSETSIAGYRLWKSMCGIVSAVSALGLGYHHAEQQAHHSGDEHQMPRPFPQPPHQMDADNEMRDFFDSSFYNPEAAPPDMSHVGMDLMGLFDAF